A single Streptosporangiales bacterium DNA region contains:
- a CDS encoding DUF59 domain-containing protein, with product MDVTELVRERLRAIPEPHLPAGIGDLGMVRQAEIHDGRLDVQLALPCVACPAKAVMADDISAELDSMPGVDSVAVQVTWAEPWSKSGVTPEGRKLLAEGGVQL from the coding sequence ATGGACGTGACCGAGCTGGTCCGCGAACGCCTCAGAGCCATCCCCGAGCCGCACCTGCCCGCGGGCATCGGCGACCTGGGGATGGTGCGGCAGGCCGAGATCCACGACGGACGGCTCGACGTGCAGCTCGCCCTGCCATGTGTCGCCTGTCCCGCCAAGGCCGTGATGGCCGACGACATCAGCGCCGAGCTCGACTCGATGCCAGGCGTAGACAGCGTCGCGGTGCAGGTGACCTGGGCCGAGCCCTGGTCTAAGAGCGGGGTCACCCCCGAAGGACGCAAACTCCTG